DNA from Polaribacter sp. NJDZ03:
CTTTTATTTTAAAAGGAAAAAAAGTTAAAACTAGCTTTATTCAAAAGTTTCCAACAGCTAAAAAGAATCATAGAAAATTTTTGCAATTTTTTCCAAAAGCGATAGAATCCTTTAACCTTAACGACTATGAATTAGTAATTTCTTCTTCGTCATCGATAGCTAAAGGTGTTTTAACAAACCAAAACCAATTACATATTTGTTATTGCCATTCTCCAATGAGATATGCATGGAATTTATATCATGAATATTTAGAAGATAAAAACCTAACAACAGGTTTAAAAGGGTGGTATGCCAAACGAGTTTTACATAAATTAAGAACTTGGGATGTTATTTCTACCAATAGAGTAGACCATTTTGTAGCTAATTCTAATTACATAGCCCAAAGAATAAAGAAAATTTATAATAGGGAAGCTACTGTTATTTATCCACCTGTAGATATACAAAATTTTCCATTAGAAGAAAATAAAGAAGACTATTACGTAGCAGCTTCTAGATTAGTTTCTTATAAGAAAATTGCTTTAATTGTTGAAGCTTTTAATAAAATGCCAAATAAAAAATTAAAAGTTATTGGAGAAGGACCAGAGATGTCTAAAATTGTTGAAATTGCTAAAAGCAATGTAGAAATTTTAGGAAGAAAAAAACAAGATGACATGGTTAAAATTCTACAAAAAGCAAGAGCATTAGTTTTTGCCGCTGATGAGGATTTTGGAATTTTACCTGTAGAAGCTCAAAGTTGTGGTACACCAGTTATTGCACTAAATAGAGGTGGGTTAAAAGAAACCGTGATTAATAATGAAACTGGTGTGTTTTTTCAAAAACAAGAAACTACAGATATTATGGAAGCTGTAAACAAATTTGAGACTTTAAAATTTGACGCTAAGATAATTAGAAGAAATGCAGAGCGTTTTAGTAAAGAAAGGTTTGAAAGAGAATTTAAAGAATTTGTAGAACAAAAAATAAAAAATCTTTAATTTGAGAAAAAGATATTCAACATATATAAAACCAGTATCATTTTTTTTTGATTTATTAATAATAAACTTAGTAATCTTTTTTATCTATGATTCTGAGTTTTTAAATAAATTTTTTCTAGTTTACATTTCCCTATTTTGGTTAATTTCTTCTTTAGTTTTAGGATACTATAATACGTATAGAAATACCAAACTTTATCAGCTTATTAAAATATTAATATCCCAGACGGTTATTTTTATTTTAGGCTATTTTACTTATTTTGGTTTTTTTAGAGAGGGGGTTGTTATTAATAATCAAGCAAAAATTTTAACAATAATTATAGCATTTTTATGGATCTTCAAACTTTTTGTTTTTTATTCGATAAGATTATACAGGTCTAAAGGTAATAATTACAGAAACGTTGTTGTTTTAGGGAGTGATAGTTCAACAAAAAAAATTATACAAACATTAATAGAAGATAAGGAATTAGGATATAAGTATCTAGGTTTTTTTTCTGATAAAGTAAAAGTTAATAAGTTGTATTTAGGTACTATTAAAGCTAGTTTTAAATATGTGTTAAAAAATGAAGTTGATGAAATATTCTGTTCTTTAGATGAATTAAAAGAAGTAGAATTAAGAAAAATAAGAAAGTTTGCGAATAGAAATAATTTAATACTAAAATTAATACCTAACTCAAGAGAAATATATAATAAAGATTTAAATACAGAGTATTTTGGTAATTCTTTACCAATTTTAAATGTAAAAAAATTACCACTTGAAATCTTTGAGAATAGAGCTTTAAAAAGATTTTTTGATATTTTATTTTCTTTTTTAATCGGTATACTTGTTTTTTCATGGCTATTTCCTATTATTATTCTTATTATAAGAATTGAATCTAAAGGGGCAACAATTTTTAAACAAAAAAGAGAAGGTATTAATGGAGGAGACTTTATGTGTTATAAATTTAGATCTATGTATCAAGAAAAATCAATAGATGCAGGCCATACAAAGAAAAATGATGCCAGAATTACTAAAGTAGGAGCTTTTTTAAGAAAAACAAGTATTGATGAATTTCCTCAATTTATTAATGTATTTTTAGGTCAGATGAGTATTGTAGGGCCAAGACCACATATGAATATTCATTCTTTAAAATTTGATAAAGAAGTTAATAATTATATGAAAAGAAAGTCTGTAAAACCAGGAATTACTGGTTTGGCTCAGGTTAGTGGTTATAGAGGTGAAATACAAAAAAAATCAGATATAGAAAATAGAGTTCGTTTAGATGTTTTTTATATAGAAAATTGGTCATTTTTATTAGATATTAAAATTATATTTAAAACTTGTATGAATATTTTTAAAGGAGAAGAGAAAGCATATTAAATAAATGAAAGAGAAATTAGACATAACAGTATCTATTGTTCTTTATAATGAAAATTTAGAGGAGCTTACCGAAACAATAAATTGTTTTTTAAGTATTCCACTAAAAAAGAAACTTTATTTAATAGATAATACTCCTGAAAAAATGTTTAATAATCTTTTTTTACAAAATGAAATAGAATATATAGCTATTGGACATAATATAGGTTTTGGCTCTGGACATAATATAGTTTTAGATAAAATTGATAAAAGCTCTAGGTTTCACTTAGTATTAAACCCAGATGTTTTTTTTAAACCAACAGTTATACTTAACTTAATTAAAGAATTAGCAAACAATAAAGAAGTTGCAATGATTGCGCCAAAAGTTTTGTTTCCAGATGGTAGGCATCAATATTCTTGCAGAAGGTATCCTTCTGTTTCAGAGTTAATTGCTAGGAGGTTTTCATTGTTAAAACCATTTTTTACAGCTGTTATTTTAAAAGGAGAATACAGAGAAAGAGATTTAAAAGTGCCTTTTTTTGCAGAATATATTACAGGCTGTTTTCAATTATACAGAACAGAAGACTTTATAGCATTAAAAGGTTTTGATAAGCGATATTTCTTATATATGGAGGATGTTGATATTTGTAAAAAAATAGATGTATTACAGAAGAAAAAAATCTATTTTCCTCAAGAAGAAATCATACATGTTTTAAAACAAGGCTCTTCTAAAAGCAAAAAATTATTTTTACGACATACTTTATCTGTGGTTAAATATTTCTTTAAATGGGGGTTTTAAGAACGCAAAGTTCTTAAATAGAATTTCGTTTTCCTTTAAATTGTCTATACAATCAAAGGGGAATCCAATATTTTTAAAATATATTTGCAATAACAACAACACAACAAACAATGAATGTACTTATTTTAGGTTCTGGAGGTAGAGAACACGCTTTTGCAATTAAATTATTAGAAAGTAAAAAAATTAATAAACTATTTGTAGCTCCAGGAAATGCCGGAACAGACAAAATTGCCACCAATATTAATATTGATGCTACAGATTTTGAAGCGGTTAAAAAAGTAACCTTAGAAAACGACATTAAAATGGTTGTTGTTGGTCCAGAAGTACCTTTGGTAGCTGGAGTTCACGATTTCTTTTTGGCAGACGAAAAGTTGAAAGATATTCCTGTAATCGGACCTAAAAAAGACGGAGCATTGTTAGAAGGATCTAAAGATTTCTCTAAACAATTTATGCAAAAACATGGCGTTCCAACAGCCAGATATCAATCTTTTACGAAAGATAATTTACAAGAAGGTTTTGATTTCTTAGAAACCTTAGCACCACCTTTTGTATTAAAAGCAGACGGTTTAGCAGCAGGAAAAGGAGTATTAATTTTAAACTCTTTAGAAGAAGCAAAAACCGAATTAGAAGATATGGTTTCTAACAAAAAATTCGGAGAAGCATCTACAACCGTTGTTATCGAAGAATTTTTAAAAGGAATAGAATTATCTGTCTTTGTTTTAACAGACGGAAAAAGCTATAAAATTTTACCATCAGCAAAAGATTATAAGAGAATTGGAGAAGGTGACGCAGGTTTAAATACTGGCGGAATGGGCGCAATTTCTCCTGTACCATTTGCAGATAAAGCATTTTTAGATAAAGTAGAAGAATTGGTTGTAAAACCAACAATTGCAGGTTTACAAAAAGACGGAATAGATTACAGAGGTTTTATCTTTATTGGTTTAATGAACGACAACGGAAACCCTTCTGTGGTTGAGTATAACGTGAGAATGGGGGATCCGGAAACGGAAGTTGTTTTACCAAGAATTGAGTCAGATTTATTTGAATTGTTCGAAGGAGTGGCACATCAAAATTTACATGAAAAATCATTTTCTGTAACCGATAAAACGGCAACAACCGTAATGTTGGTTTCTGGCGGATACCCAGATGCATACGAGAAAAATAAAGAAATTACAGGTTACGATACCGTAGAAGATTCTTTCGTTTTTCATGCAGGTACTACCATTAAAGATGGTAAAGTGGTTACAAACGGAGGTAGAGTTATCGCGGTAACTTCTTTTGGTAACACCATTGAAGAGGCTTTAGAAAAGAGTTATAAAAGTATAGATAAGATTCATTTCGATAAAATGAATTACAGAAAAGACATTGGTTTCGATTTAGTGTAAATTTATTTTTATTTGGGCGTTTTAACAGGCTTGGAATTTATCTTGAGTGGAGTCGAAAGATTATATCTTTTTTTCAGAAAAAGAAAAAAAGGATGCCATTTCAATCCCTAACGCACTTGTTTAAAAGCAACTGTTTTATCCGAGTTTTTTAGTGATGATTAAAAAATGAAAGCGAGCCAAAATAAAATAATAATTGCACCCTTAAATTGGGGTTTAGGTCATGCAACACGTTGTGTGCCTATTATAAATGCATTATTAGAAAATAATTTTACACCCATTATTGCATCAGACGGAAACGCCTTAACCTTTTTAAGAAAAGAGTTTCCTTACTTAGAATATATAGAAATCCCAGCTTATAATATTTCTTATCATAGAAATTTAAAGTTGGGATTACTTTTTCAAATTCCTAAAATTTTAAAAGCTGTTAGAGAAGAATGTAAAATTATAAATGATTTTATACTTAAAAATACAGACGTTGTTGGTGTAATATCAGATAACAGATTCGGAGTAAGAAGCTCGTTAGTTCCTTCGGTTTACATAACCCATCAAGTAAACGTCTTGTCTGGGCGTACCACTTTTTTTACTTCTTATTTTCATCAACAAATAATAAAAAAGTTTGATGAATGTTGGATTCCCGATAATGAAAATTCTCAGTTTTCAGGAAAACTATCATCAACCAAAAAAAATCTGAACACAAAGTTTATTGGAGTTTTAAGTCGTTTTAAAAAAGCAGCATCAACCCAAAATACAGATGTTTTAATCATTCTTTCTGGTATTGAACCCAACAGGACATTCTTAGAGAAAAAGTTAATCTCAGTCTTTAAAAACGACACTAGAAATATTATTTTTGTTTTAGGTAAAATAGAGTCCGCAAAAAAAAGTTGGAAAATAGGAAATACTACTTTTTACAATTATGTACTATCACACGAACTTCAAGATTTAATAAACGCGAGTAAGATTGTTATTTGTAGATCTGGTTATTCCTCTATAATGGATTTGGCTGTTCTGGGTAAAAAAGTATTTTTTATTCCAACAGAACAACAAGATGAGCAAGAATATTTAGCATCATTTTTAGAAGAAAAAAAGTATGCTCCATTTTCTAAAATGAAAGATTTTGTAAAAGAAGATATTTTTAAAGTTGAAGATTATAAAGGTTTAAAAACTGTAGAAACAATATTAGATTCAGATTTATTTAGCCTTTTCGAGCGTAAAAGAAAACTCTGATCCTTCGCCATAAGTACTCTTTAGTAAAATGGTTTCGTTATGTGCTTCTATAATGTGTTTTACAATAGACAAACCTAAACCAGAACCACCTTGTTCTCTAGATCTGCTTTGGTCTACTCTATAAAATCGCTCAAAAAGACGCGAAAGATGTTGTGGTTTAATCCCTTCACCATTATCTATTGTTTTAACAATAAATTTATTTTCATTGTAACTTTCTACCGCAACAATAGTAGTACCGTTTGGTTTACCATATTTAATAGAGTTTACAATTAGGTTTATTAAAACTTGTTCAATTTTTTCTGCATCTCCTTTTACAAATACAGGAAATTCATGAATTCTATCAAATTTTAAGATAATGTTTCTTTTTTTAGCTCTCATTTCAAACATGTCAAAGACATTTTGTACAAGTTCTAAAATATTAAAGACATCTTTATTTAGTTTCATACCATCATTTTCTAATTTAGCAATCATATCTAAATCTTTAATAACAGCAACCAATCTTTCTACTCCTTTATTGGCTCTTTCTAAGTATTTTGTTCTAATTTCTTTGTCATTTACGGCTCCTTCAATTAAGGTTAAAATATAGCCTTGTACCGTAAATAAAGGTGTTTTTAGTTCGTGTGCAACATTTCCTAAAAAATCTCTTCTAAAAGAATCTCTCTCTGTTAAACTTTTTATTTCTAGTCTTTTACCTTCTACAAATCTTTGCATTCTTTTAGAAAGTTTTTCAATATCTGTAGTTACAGAATCTCTTCGTAAATCGTTTACATCTAAAATAGAAACATCTTCATATATTTTTTTAAGACGTCTGTAAATAAAGTGTTCTGTTCTATACTGAATGATAAAAAAGGAAATTACAAAAAGAACTACAATAGAAAAAAAGACAGAAACGGCACCAATATGATTAGAAAAAAAATAATAGAATATTAATGCGATAACAACAGTAAGCATTGTTAAGTATACGGCAGACCAAAGTGCGTAAGAATACGTTTTTTTAATTTTCATGAGGCAATTTTAATGTTCTGCACCTTCTAAAACAAACTTATAGCCAACCCCTTTTACAGTTTTAAAGTGGTCGTCACCAATTTTTTCACGCAGTTTTCTAATGTGTACATCAATAGTTCTGCCGCCTACAACAACTTCATTTCCCCAAACGGTATCTAATATAACTTCTCTTTTAAAAACTTTACCAGGTTTAGAGGTTAACAAAGAAAATAATTCGAATTCTTTTCTAGGTAGCGATATTCTTTTTCCTGCCTTATAGACTACATATTCATCTCTATCGATAACAATATCACCAATTTTAAAAGTTTCTTCGCTATCTTTTTTTGTTTTTAGTCTTCGTAAAAGAGATTTTACTTTACTTATTAAAACTTTAGGTTTAATAGGTTTTGTAATATAATCATCTGCACCGGCTTCAAAACCAGCTAATTGAGAATAGTCTTCGCCTCTAGCTGTTAAGAATGCAATAATAACGTTTTCTAGTGATTTTACTTTTCTAATTTTTTCGCAAGCTTCTATTCCGTCCATTTCTGGCATCATAATATCTAATAAAATTAGATGAGGAATATTTTTCTTAGCAGCTTTAACAGCTTCTACACCATTTGTTGCTGTAAATATCTGATAACCTTCATTTTTTAAATTGTAACCAACAATTTCTATAATATCTGGTTCATCATCTACCAATAAAATTTTAATATCACTTTTATTCATATAACTAGTTAAAGTACCGTTGAATATCAAAAATAGTAATAATTATATTAGCAAGTCTATTACTTAACAATCATTTAATCTCAAACAAGTCTATTAACGTTAATGTAACATTAAAATATATTATTGATTAAAATTTAGTTTTTTTTTAATTTTATTAGTTGAATAATAAATTAAGCTATTAATAATTCAATTATATGTATTTTTACTTGAATAATCTAAAATAGTTGCAGCATGAAAAAAAACTACATTTTTACTTTATTAATTACACTTTGTTTAACAGGTGTTTCTTTTGGTCAAGAAATGCTATTAAACGGAGGTTTAGAAAATTGGGATGATGATACGTCTCCAACAAGTTGGACAAAAGCAGAGAGTTTAACCAAAATAACAACAGAAATACATGGTGGTTCTTTTTCAGCGGTTAGAAATGGTGAATCTGGGACTAAAGATTTAGGACAAACAATTACAGGAATTGTTCCTGGTGAAAGCTATACAGTAAGTTTTTGGTATAAAGTTACTGCCGGAGATGATAAGGATGCAAGAATTTGGTGTACTTGGAAAAATGGTTCAACTACAGTTTATCATGCAGGAGATGGAAATAATCGTTCTGCTGATATTTTAAGAGGGCCAGAAGATGGTTATTTAGATAATAATGGTGGTGTTTGGACAAAACACGAAGTTATCGTTACTGCTCCTGCAGGTGTAGATCGTTTTTATTACGAGGTAAGATCTTATTCAAACTCTGTTACTTATTGGGATGATTTATCATTTATTAAAAATACAACAGCATCAGTAAAAAATAATGCTATAGAAGGTTTTGCAACATACCCAAACCCAATTACAGATAAAAATTTTACGATTTCTAGTAATAGTTCAAATACTAAACAAGTAGCTATTTTTAGTGTTATTGGTAAAAAAGTGTTTTCTACTTCTTTTACAGGTTTAAAGAAAAACTTAGATGTTTCTACAGTAAACTCTGGAATCTACATTTTAAAAGTTACAGAAGATGGTAAAACAGCTACTAAAAAATTAGTGATTAGATAATTTCTAAACACCTCTTTATTATAAAAAGCTCCGAATTAAATTCGGAACTTTTTTATTTTTAGTATCTTACTAGGTGAACAAGAAAATATATTGCTATGAATTTACCTTTAAAACTTAATGATGTTCTTTTTTTAGATATTGAAACTGTGCCAGAATATGAAGATTGGGAACAGCTTGCAGAAGAAACGCAAGTACTGTACAATAAGAAAACTGAATACCAACGTAAAGAAGATGTTACGGCCGAAGAGTTTTATGAAAGAGCTGGTATTTGGGCAGAATTTGGCAAGATTGTTTGTATTTCTGTTGGGTATTTTGTTGATGTTGAAAAGAGAAAACAATTGCGTTTAACTTCTTTTTATGGTGATGATGAACATCTACTTTTAATGGAGTTTAAATCGTTACTAAACTTACATTTTAATAAGAAAAGCAATGTTTTATGTGCACATAATGGTAAAGAATTCGATTTTCCTTTTATCGCCAGAAGAATGATTGTACATCAAATAGAATTACCAAGTAAATTAAACTTGTTTGGTAAAAAGCCTTGGGAAGTTCCGCATATAGATACACTAGAACTATGGAAATTTGGCGATTATAAACATTATACATCACTAAAATTATTAACGTCTATTTTAGGTATTCCATCACCAAAAGATGATATTGATGGGAGTGAAGTGGCTAAAGTCTATTACAAAGAAAAAAACCTACAAAGAATTGTAACCTATTGTGAAAAGGATACCATTGCAGTGGCTCAAATTTTATTGCGTTTTAACAACCAAGAATTATTGAAAGCAGAAGATATTGTAAGTGTTTAATTATTTTGCCGAGATTTATAGAGAAACTCAGACGTATAAAAGAAAATAAGAAGTTTCTCCTGCAAGGTTTCCAAAACCTTGTAGGTGTTTTTAACTATTTTGAATTACACCTACAAGGTCAAAAAAAGACCTTGCAGGAGTATGAAAATTATTTTACTAGTAGATTCTTTGTGCAACAACTTTTAATCTTCTAATTTCATAGAAAGCTCTAACCAGCGTTCTTCTTTTTGCTCTAAATTAGCGATTGTTTCTTGTAATTCTTCAGATTTTTTAGCAATATCATCAGGCGCAATTTCTACATTTAAAAATTCTGCTTCTATCGTTGCTTTTCTTCTTTGAAGTCTTTCAATATCTCCTTCTAAAGCCCCAAACTCTCTTTTTTCATCAAAAGTTAAGGTGTTTTTATTTGATTTTTTAACCTCTTTTTTATCTTCCTGTTTCCCTATAGGTTTTGCTACAACTTCTGTTAAAGCAGAACCATCATCGTACGCTCTAAAATCTGAGTAGTTTCCTGGAAAATTCTCTACAACACCTTCGCCTCTAAAAACAAATAATGCGTCTACAATTTTATCCATAAAATACCTGTCATGCGAAACAACTAATAGGTTACCAGGGAAATCTAATAAGAAACTTTCTAATACATTTAGTGTTACAACATCTAAATCGTTTGTTGGCTCATCTAAGATTAAAAAGTTAGGATTCTGAATTAAAACAGCACATAAGTATAAACGTTTTTGTTCTCCTCCAGATAGTCTTTCTACAAAATCGTATTGTTTTTTCTTGTCGAATAAAAAACGCTCTAATAATTGTGATGCAGAAATTTTTCTTCCTTTAGTTAAAGGGATAAATTCTCCAAATTCTTTAACAACATCAATTACTTTTTGTCCTTCTTTTATTTCTATACCAGCTTGTGTATAGTAACCATACTTTACAGTTTCACCTAAAATAACTTTACCAGCATCTAATTCTGCCGTTTCTGTAATAATATTTAAGAAAGAAGATTTACCGGTTCCGTTTTTACCAATAATACCAATACGTTCTCCACGTTTAAAGACGTAATCGAAATTCTCTAAAATCTTTTTATCACCAAAAGACTTAGAAACCTTATGAAGTTCAAGAATTTTACTTCCTAAACGTTCCATATTTATTTCTAATTGCACTTGATGATCTTGTCTACGTTGATGTGCTTTTTCTTTAATTTGATAAAAGTCATCTGTTCTAGATTTCGATTTTGTAGTTCTTGCCTTTGGTTGCTTACGCATCCATTCTAATTCTTTTTTAAATAAACTTTTAGCTTTCCCTAAATTGGTTGCTTCTAAAGCTAAACGTTCTTCTTTATTTTGTAAATAGTAAGAGTAATTACCCTTGTATTTATATATTTTACCTTCATCTAACTCTAAGATTTCGTTACAAACACGTTCTAAGAAATAACGGTCGTGCGTAACCATAAATAAAGTGATTTTTTCTTTTGCAAAGAAAGCTTCTAACCATTCGATCATTTCTAAATCTAAATGATTTGTAGGCTCATCTAAAATTAATAAATCTGGTTTATTAATTAAAACGATTGCTAGAGATAACCGTTTTCTTTGTCCACCAGAAAGTGCACCTACTTTTAAAGTTAAATCGTCTAACTTTAATTTTGATAAAATTTGTCTGTATTGTGTTTCAAAATCCCAAGCATTGTATTGTTCCATTTGCTCAAAAGCAGTTTGGTATGCATCGGTATCGTCTAGGTTTAATAATGCTTTTTCGTATTGGTTAACAATAGAAAGAATTTTATTATCTGTAGCAAAGATGGTTTCTTCTATGGTTAAATCTGGATTAATATCATCTTTTTGAGCCAAATAAGCAATAGAAATACCTTTTCTACTAACTACTTGCCCAGAGTCTGGAACATCTAAACCAGCTATAATATTTAAGATAGATGTTTTACCACTACCATTTTTAGCTACAAAGGCAACTTTTTGGTCTTTACTAATTCCAAAAGAGATGTCTTCAAATAAAACGCGTTCTCCGTATGACTTAGAGATATTTTCAACAGATAAATAATTCACAGAAATAAATTTATTTTTTGCAAAGAAACAAAAAACCAAAGCGTTAACTTAGGTTTTTGATGGCATTTAATTTTTTTAGAGGAATAAATTAAATATTTTCTAATAATAAATAAATATCTGGTAAAATAAAGCACGAGTTTATTACTTATAATCGTAAATTTTTGTCTCTGTAAAAATGATAGTACAAAAAAAAAGAACCCTTAAGTTAAACTTAAGAGTTCTAGTAGTTAGTTAGTTAGTTAGTTAGTTAGTTGATTTTTTACTGTTTAGTTAATTTTTTTGGTAAAAGTTTTTCTTTTTTTTGATACTGTAGTTAAATAAATTTCTTTTTTAAAAGTATTTAGATCCACAGTATTATTTTTAAAGGTATTGTTTAACCTAATAAATTCTAATACAATAATAATGTAAATATATAATGAATAAAGGTACTTGTCAATACCCGAAAATGGTGAAATTTCACCTCCCTGAAAATGGTGAGATGACTCCCTGAAAATGGTTATGTAAAATTTAAAACCCCAGGCTATACCTAGGGTTTTAAAGGATGATTGGTAATAAGTTATTTATTGTTTAATAAATTTCTGAGTAAAAGTTTCTTCTTCGTCGGTTAATTTTATTAAATAAATTCCTTTTTTTAGGGTGCTAATATTTATAGCATTATTTTTAATACTCCCCGTTTTTATTATTTGACCTAATACATTTGTAATACTATAATTAGGTGATATTAAACTAAAATTAGGATTGATATTTAAAATATCTCTCGCAGGGTTTGGATAAACCATTTTATCGCCATTAAATAAACTATTGTTAGTTGTAAAACCTATGTTTTTAGTAGGCAGTGCATTAATAGCGTTTTCGGCAGCTTTATTGCCAACGATACCTTTAATAGTTACTTGGTCTATATAGATGTAATCGTTATTATTAGAGGCATCATTTTGAAACCTAAAGGCAGTATTAGTTGCAAAATTAACATCAGTATTATTTAAAGTGATTTTAGCGGTGTAGAATTTGTCATTTTCAAAATTTGTTCCACTTACCCAAGCAGCTACTGTAGTCCAAGAAGACCCATTGTAATAACGTAGCCAAAAATCTTCTCCGTTTTCCATAGAGTAAGAATAGAAATAGAATTCTACTTCAACAGAATTGTAACTAGTTAAATTAAATGTTGGTGATGTCATTGCAGATTCGGTACCAGAATTATCTCTAATTCTAATTGAAGAATTACCTTGGTAAGAGCTAGTGCCAGTATATCTATAGCAATCAGTTCCTCCGTCAGACCAACCGCTCCAGTCAGATTCAAAATAAGCTTCATGTAGCATTGTTGTAGATGCTGTTACTGCAGCAGCACCCGTAATGTTTACACTATAATCTTCAGTTTCTCCATAATCATAAGAATTACAAGCAGAAGGAGTTGTATTGTATTGCATAACAACACGCATTCTTGTTGGCCCTGTAATTGCAGATGTTGGCACTGTGAAAGAACCACTTATTGGTGTTGTTTCTGAAGTTGTAACAGTCCAAACAGTTTCTCCACTATCAGAAAAATCACCATCTTTATTATAATCAATAAAAACAGCATAACCTTCATTATATGCAGTTCCTGTCCAAGTAGGAGTTATTGTAATTGTAGAAGAAGTTCCTTTAGTTAAATTTGTAGATTGAGAAGTGTAATCTGTATATCCGCTAGGTGCTCCTCCGGTTGTATTGTTAATACTTCCTAAAACTACTTTACTAATATATTCATCATTCACACTATTTCCGTTAGAGTTACAATAATTTAATTGAACATCTTTAGTAGTAAAATT
Protein-coding regions in this window:
- a CDS encoding ABC-F family ATP-binding cassette domain-containing protein, with translation MNYLSVENISKSYGERVLFEDISFGISKDQKVAFVAKNGSGKTSILNIIAGLDVPDSGQVVSRKGISIAYLAQKDDINPDLTIEETIFATDNKILSIVNQYEKALLNLDDTDAYQTAFEQMEQYNAWDFETQYRQILSKLKLDDLTLKVGALSGGQRKRLSLAIVLINKPDLLILDEPTNHLDLEMIEWLEAFFAKEKITLFMVTHDRYFLERVCNEILELDEGKIYKYKGNYSYYLQNKEERLALEATNLGKAKSLFKKELEWMRKQPKARTTKSKSRTDDFYQIKEKAHQRRQDHQVQLEINMERLGSKILELHKVSKSFGDKKILENFDYVFKRGERIGIIGKNGTGKSSFLNIITETAELDAGKVILGETVKYGYYTQAGIEIKEGQKVIDVVKEFGEFIPLTKGRKISASQLLERFLFDKKKQYDFVERLSGGEQKRLYLCAVLIQNPNFLILDEPTNDLDVVTLNVLESFLLDFPGNLLVVSHDRYFMDKIVDALFVFRGEGVVENFPGNYSDFRAYDDGSALTEVVAKPIGKQEDKKEVKKSNKNTLTFDEKREFGALEGDIERLQRRKATIEAEFLNVEIAPDDIAKKSEELQETIANLEQKEERWLELSMKLED
- a CDS encoding 3'-5' exonuclease — protein: MNLPLKLNDVLFLDIETVPEYEDWEQLAEETQVLYNKKTEYQRKEDVTAEEFYERAGIWAEFGKIVCISVGYFVDVEKRKQLRLTSFYGDDEHLLLMEFKSLLNLHFNKKSNVLCAHNGKEFDFPFIARRMIVHQIELPSKLNLFGKKPWEVPHIDTLELWKFGDYKHYTSLKLLTSILGIPSPKDDIDGSEVAKVYYKEKNLQRIVTYCEKDTIAVAQILLRFNNQELLKAEDIVSV
- a CDS encoding T9SS type A sorting domain-containing protein, encoding MKKNYIFTLLITLCLTGVSFGQEMLLNGGLENWDDDTSPTSWTKAESLTKITTEIHGGSFSAVRNGESGTKDLGQTITGIVPGESYTVSFWYKVTAGDDKDARIWCTWKNGSTTVYHAGDGNNRSADILRGPEDGYLDNNGGVWTKHEVIVTAPAGVDRFYYEVRSYSNSVTYWDDLSFIKNTTASVKNNAIEGFATYPNPITDKNFTISSNSSNTKQVAIFSVIGKKVFSTSFTGLKKNLDVSTVNSGIYILKVTEDGKTATKKLVIR